A window from Thermoanaerobaculia bacterium encodes these proteins:
- a CDS encoding alpha/beta fold hydrolase encodes MASPKRRSPRIAAGIVFTGLAACAFSGTPAPRAVDVKASDGFLLKATYYAAARPGPGVLLLHQSNRTRDSWDVVARQLATAGMNALTLDMRGFGESGEPRVVPTDAAKEKARAMWPGDVDAAFQYLVSQPGVQRDVVGVGGAGSFGVLYSVEAAHRHPAEVKSLVLLSGETLQDGLQFLRQAPQLPGLFAVADDDEYPPTVEAMEWLYLASSSAEKKFVHYSAAQDAPWIWYETADASKVPARGGHGTDMFEPHPDLAGMIVDWLVTTLIRTPGHAPADTLASARTLEEIQTPGGAARVAQRLTEARRRDPRAQLFPEITASIIGQDHMRAKEPKRAVEVLELVLLAYPDSADAHETLAEAYLADGRKDRARQHAERALALLDAHAVPASSWSDTGPRRGEIRRDAQKVLESADR; translated from the coding sequence GTGGCTTCTCCGAAACGTCGCTCGCCCCGGATCGCCGCGGGGATCGTCTTCACCGGGCTCGCCGCATGCGCTTTTTCGGGGACGCCCGCCCCGCGCGCGGTGGACGTCAAGGCTTCCGATGGCTTCCTGCTGAAGGCGACCTACTACGCGGCGGCCCGGCCGGGCCCGGGAGTGTTGCTGCTGCACCAGAGCAACCGGACGCGCGACTCGTGGGACGTCGTCGCCCGCCAGCTCGCGACGGCCGGAATGAACGCCCTGACGCTCGACATGCGCGGGTTCGGAGAAAGCGGCGAGCCTCGTGTCGTGCCGACGGACGCGGCGAAGGAGAAAGCGAGGGCGATGTGGCCGGGCGACGTGGACGCCGCGTTCCAGTACCTGGTCTCGCAGCCCGGCGTCCAGCGCGATGTCGTCGGCGTGGGAGGAGCCGGATCGTTCGGCGTCCTCTACTCCGTGGAAGCGGCCCATCGACACCCTGCCGAGGTGAAATCGCTCGTGCTGCTTTCCGGAGAGACCCTCCAGGACGGCCTGCAATTCCTGAGGCAGGCGCCGCAGCTGCCCGGACTCTTCGCCGTGGCCGACGACGACGAATACCCTCCCACGGTCGAGGCGATGGAATGGCTCTATCTCGCCTCCTCCAGCGCGGAGAAGAAGTTCGTGCACTACTCGGCGGCGCAGGATGCACCCTGGATCTGGTACGAGACCGCCGATGCGAGCAAGGTCCCGGCGAGAGGCGGCCATGGAACCGACATGTTCGAGCCCCACCCCGATCTCGCCGGCATGATCGTGGATTGGCTCGTCACCACGCTGATCCGGACGCCGGGGCACGCCCCGGCGGATACCCTGGCGTCGGCGCGGACTCTCGAGGAAATCCAGACGCCCGGGGGAGCCGCGCGCGTCGCGCAGCGGCTCACGGAGGCGCGCCGGCGAGATCCGCGGGCTCAGCTGTTCCCGGAAATCACCGCCAGCATCATCGGGCAGGACCATATGCGCGCGAAAGAGCCGAAGCGGGCGGTCGAGGTCCTGGAGCTCGTCCTGCTGGCGTATCCGGATTCGGCGGACGCCCACGAGACGCTCGCCGAGGCGTACCTGGCGGACGGTCGGAAGGACCGGGCGCGGCAGCACGCCGAGAGGGCCCTGGCCCTCCTGGATGCGCACGCCGTGCCGGCATCCTCATGGTCCGACACGGGGCCGCGCCGCGGCGAAATTCGTCGCGATGCGCAGAAGGTACTGGAGAGTGCGGACCGCTGA
- a CDS encoding diguanylate cyclase: MSGARGVLFFSWLFACAASAAGAVSPWSNVADPVFQRIDQKTLPHPAVYAVAQDAAGFIWVGTPAGLARYDGYRFRTFLPKEKGSESPPGVESLLADPNGTLWIGTLSSGLMSLDESTETFHVWRPDPAGRTGPRSATIIALARASDGRIWVGGDAGLDSFDPSAGRFEPADVADSSEAQPRVEAILIDRERAVWAATVRGLYRRAPSEKTFRPFVPEGGGSFRSRAFFSLSEDAAGRLWIGSLDAVFVLDAERGLARTYSSGNDRSALAPGEQWGVIEVAPGVFWVACYDGGISIVDDATQRVRRIAIDRANPGGLTPGDVWQFFRDRSGLIWVANGPGGLLVHNPANRGIDELTSSDKHLGAGDIGARAVAAAPDGTLWLGGSDRVANLDPRTGASTAFTVPNHPSVQTLRSGADGTLWIGTMEGLCRLPLGGRAVECPQGPYRTLDRVFALVESGGTLWVGTGAGVAALDERSGGVTRYRHGDSPETMSNDFATVLYADRAGRIWAGTRNGLDRIDPRTGRVTRFVHDPRNPNSLGTGAVSSIVQDRGGRIWAGAVGGPLNVLTESGDGGAIVRRLGDAEGLPEHVDGLAQGADGKIWASATNVLARIDPETFRTRILGPADGIDETEFWTGAVAAARDGTIFFAGTRAVAAIEPGASSEWSYSPPVAITELTLGGRSVTAGTRRGGFFDLPAGLRDITVEFASLDYSAPDALRYAYKLEGYNRDWISADSAHRLATYTNLAPGTYTLRVRGTNRRGTWSSSAIALGLRSLPSWYETWWFRAAIAGILLAAILALVRARTGVLRRRAARLEEIVADRTSELAKANAALEDMTITDALTGLRNRRFLMQRIDEDVALAVRQETDLVFFLVDIDHFKSVNDELGHAAGDRVLEQMRARLEQVFRASDYVLRWGGEEFLAVTRGSPRGDAPEIAERLRTAIAERPFLLDGGQPLAKTASIGFAAFPFVPSAPRAIPWSQVVDLADQALYLAKNGGRNAWAGIASTARTHAELLSRRLAESPEDAAGDDSLVVQRSESADRRDAPSSPRRDASQG; the protein is encoded by the coding sequence ATGAGCGGAGCCCGCGGCGTCCTCTTCTTTTCCTGGCTGTTCGCCTGCGCCGCCTCGGCCGCGGGCGCCGTCTCGCCGTGGTCGAACGTCGCGGACCCCGTCTTCCAGAGGATCGACCAGAAGACGCTGCCGCACCCGGCCGTCTATGCGGTCGCTCAGGATGCCGCCGGGTTCATCTGGGTCGGCACGCCGGCCGGTCTCGCCCGTTACGACGGCTACCGCTTCCGCACCTTCCTGCCGAAAGAGAAGGGCTCCGAGAGTCCGCCCGGCGTGGAGTCTCTCCTGGCGGACCCGAACGGCACCCTCTGGATCGGAACTCTCTCGAGCGGACTCATGTCGCTCGACGAATCCACGGAAACCTTCCACGTCTGGCGCCCCGACCCCGCCGGCCGGACCGGCCCGCGCAGCGCGACGATCATCGCTCTCGCAAGGGCCTCGGACGGCCGCATCTGGGTGGGCGGTGACGCCGGTCTCGACTCCTTCGACCCGTCGGCCGGCCGTTTCGAACCGGCCGACGTGGCGGACTCGAGCGAGGCTCAGCCGCGCGTCGAGGCGATCCTGATCGACCGTGAACGGGCGGTCTGGGCGGCGACCGTCCGCGGTCTTTACCGCCGCGCCCCCTCGGAGAAGACCTTTCGTCCCTTCGTTCCCGAGGGCGGCGGGAGCTTCCGCTCACGGGCGTTCTTCAGCCTCTCCGAAGATGCGGCCGGCCGTCTCTGGATCGGTTCGCTCGACGCCGTTTTCGTTCTCGACGCGGAGCGCGGGCTCGCTCGAACGTATTCGTCGGGCAACGATCGTTCCGCGCTGGCGCCCGGCGAGCAGTGGGGCGTGATCGAGGTCGCTCCCGGCGTCTTCTGGGTCGCCTGCTACGACGGCGGAATCTCGATCGTCGACGACGCGACGCAGCGCGTTCGCCGGATCGCGATCGACCGGGCGAACCCCGGAGGGCTCACTCCCGGCGACGTGTGGCAGTTCTTTCGCGACCGATCGGGGCTGATCTGGGTCGCCAACGGCCCCGGGGGCCTTCTCGTCCACAATCCGGCCAACCGCGGCATCGACGAGCTCACTTCGAGCGACAAGCATCTGGGAGCGGGAGACATCGGCGCGAGGGCGGTTGCGGCCGCCCCGGACGGGACCCTCTGGCTCGGCGGGTCCGACCGGGTGGCGAATCTCGATCCCCGAACGGGCGCCTCGACCGCATTCACGGTCCCCAACCACCCGAGCGTGCAGACCCTCCGGAGCGGCGCCGACGGCACGCTCTGGATCGGGACGATGGAAGGCCTCTGCCGTCTCCCCCTCGGGGGACGCGCGGTCGAATGTCCGCAGGGGCCGTACCGGACCCTCGATCGCGTGTTCGCGCTCGTCGAGAGCGGCGGCACCCTCTGGGTCGGAACGGGCGCCGGCGTCGCCGCGCTCGACGAGCGCAGCGGCGGCGTGACGCGCTACCGGCACGGCGATTCGCCGGAGACGATGTCGAACGACTTCGCCACGGTGCTGTACGCGGACCGCGCCGGCCGGATCTGGGCCGGAACCCGGAACGGCCTCGACCGCATCGATCCCCGCACGGGGCGGGTGACGCGATTCGTCCACGATCCCCGGAACCCGAATTCGCTCGGGACCGGCGCCGTCAGCTCGATCGTCCAGGACCGCGGCGGGCGGATCTGGGCGGGCGCCGTCGGCGGACCGCTGAACGTGTTGACCGAGAGCGGCGACGGCGGAGCCATCGTCCGGCGTCTCGGGGACGCGGAGGGCCTGCCCGAGCACGTCGACGGCCTCGCCCAGGGCGCCGACGGGAAGATCTGGGCGAGCGCGACGAATGTGCTCGCCCGCATCGATCCCGAGACCTTCCGGACGCGGATCCTCGGTCCGGCCGACGGCATCGACGAAACCGAGTTCTGGACGGGAGCCGTCGCCGCCGCGCGCGACGGCACGATCTTCTTCGCGGGAACTCGTGCCGTCGCCGCGATCGAGCCCGGCGCGAGCTCGGAGTGGAGCTATTCGCCGCCCGTGGCGATCACGGAGCTGACGCTCGGCGGGCGGTCCGTGACGGCCGGGACCCGCCGCGGCGGATTTTTCGACCTCCCCGCCGGCCTGCGCGACATCACGGTCGAGTTCGCGTCGCTCGACTACTCCGCGCCCGACGCGCTCCGCTACGCCTACAAGCTCGAGGGATACAACCGGGACTGGATATCCGCCGATTCGGCGCACCGCCTCGCGACCTACACCAATCTCGCGCCCGGAACCTACACGTTGCGCGTGCGTGGCACGAATCGCCGGGGAACCTGGAGTTCGAGCGCCATCGCGCTCGGGCTGCGCTCTCTTCCCTCGTGGTACGAGACCTGGTGGTTTCGCGCGGCGATCGCCGGAATCCTCCTCGCCGCGATCCTCGCGCTCGTCCGAGCCCGCACCGGAGTCCTGCGCCGGCGAGCCGCACGACTGGAAGAGATCGTCGCGGACCGGACGAGCGAGCTCGCGAAAGCCAACGCCGCTCTGGAGGACATGACGATCACGGACGCGCTGACGGGCCTTCGGAACCGTCGCTTCCTCATGCAGCGCATCGACGAGGACGTGGCGCTCGCCGTCCGCCAGGAGACCGATCTCGTGTTCTTCCTGGTCGACATCGACCACTTCAAGAGCGTCAACGACGAGCTCGGGCATGCCGCGGGCGACCGGGTCCTCGAGCAGATGCGCGCCCGTCTCGAGCAGGTCTTCCGGGCTTCCGACTACGTGCTTCGCTGGGGCGGGGAAGAGTTCCTCGCGGTCACGCGCGGAAGCCCTCGCGGCGACGCGCCGGAGATCGCCGAACGACTGCGGACGGCGATCGCGGAGCGCCCGTTCCTGCTCGACGGAGGTCAGCCCCTCGCGAAGACGGCGTCGATCGGGTTCGCGGCGTTTCCCTTCGTCCCGTCGGCTCCGAGAGCGATCCCGTGGTCCCAGGTCGTGGATCTCGCCGACCAGGCGCTCTACCTCGCGAAGAACGGGGGCCGGAACGCGTGGGCCGGCATCGCCTCCACCGCCCGGACTCACGCGGAGCTCCTGTCCCGGCGCCTGGCGGAATCGCCGGAGGATGCGGCGGGCGACGACTCATTGGTGGTGCAACGAAGCGAATCGGCGGACCGGCGGGACGCGCCCTCTTCACCGCGCCGCGACGCTTCGCAGGGGTGA
- the purU gene encoding formyltetrahydrofolate deformylase: MTDEPNSEQPRSVVLLLQCPLRRGLAARLTEFVYEHGGRILYHDQFVDPEDQQYFTRLKWDVSTFTLKDPEIARRIGGLVEGAPDTEWSLHDSSEIPRMAVFASKDPACLDDILARWRSGEWRVDIPVVVANHPDLEPVARRFGVDFRTVSVTKENRDAAEEEHLGLLEAYRIEFVVLARYMQIVSGRLIRAYPNRIINIHHAFLPAFPGARPYHAARARGVKIIGATSHYVTESLDAGPIIEQEVLHVTHRHSVEDLIRLGRDLEKVVLSRAIYAHLRRKVIVHKGRTVVFD, encoded by the coding sequence GTGACCGACGAACCGAATTCCGAGCAGCCCCGGTCGGTCGTCCTGTTGCTGCAATGTCCTCTTCGCCGCGGCCTGGCCGCCCGGCTGACCGAGTTCGTGTACGAGCACGGGGGGCGCATCCTCTATCACGATCAGTTCGTCGATCCCGAGGATCAGCAGTACTTCACGCGGCTCAAGTGGGACGTCTCGACGTTCACGCTGAAGGATCCCGAGATCGCCCGACGCATCGGCGGGCTCGTGGAAGGAGCCCCCGACACCGAGTGGTCGCTCCACGACTCGAGCGAAATTCCCCGAATGGCGGTCTTCGCGTCGAAGGATCCGGCCTGTCTCGACGACATCCTGGCGCGCTGGCGTTCCGGCGAATGGCGCGTCGACATCCCCGTCGTCGTCGCCAACCATCCCGATCTCGAACCGGTGGCGAGACGTTTCGGCGTCGACTTCCGGACGGTTTCCGTCACGAAGGAGAACCGGGACGCGGCGGAGGAGGAACACCTGGGGCTGCTGGAAGCCTACCGCATTGAATTCGTCGTGCTCGCGCGCTACATGCAGATCGTCTCGGGCCGATTGATCCGTGCCTATCCGAACCGGATCATCAACATCCATCACGCTTTCCTCCCGGCTTTCCCGGGTGCCCGCCCGTACCACGCGGCGCGGGCGCGAGGCGTCAAGATCATCGGCGCGACCAGCCACTACGTCACGGAGTCTCTCGACGCCGGCCCGATCATCGAGCAGGAGGTGCTGCACGTGACCCACCGGCACTCCGTCGAGGATCTGATCCGGCTGGGCCGCGATCTCGAGAAGGTCGTTCTCTCCCGGGCGATCTATGCGCACCTTCGCCGGAAGGTCATCGTCCACAAGGGGAGGACGGTGGTTTTCGACTAG
- a CDS encoding PadR family transcriptional regulator, producing the protein MTEPAELLPGTLDLLILKALSLGPLHGYGVLLRIGQISGQSLLIEQGALYPALFRLVRQGLLTAKWGRSENNRRAKFYELTASGRKRLREETDGWKRLAAAMASALAARPEEG; encoded by the coding sequence TTGACCGAGCCCGCCGAACTTCTTCCGGGAACACTCGACCTTCTGATCCTGAAGGCGCTTTCCCTCGGTCCGTTGCACGGGTACGGGGTCCTGCTGCGCATCGGGCAGATTTCCGGCCAGTCGCTGCTCATCGAGCAGGGGGCGCTGTATCCCGCCCTGTTCCGTCTCGTGCGCCAGGGGCTTCTCACGGCGAAGTGGGGGCGGTCCGAGAACAACCGTCGCGCCAAGTTCTACGAGCTCACGGCTTCGGGGCGAAAGCGTCTGCGGGAAGAAACGGACGGCTGGAAACGCCTGGCCGCGGCCATGGCCTCCGCCCTCGCCGCGCGACCGGAGGAAGGATGA
- a CDS encoding amidohydrolase family protein, with protein sequence MLSPAALWIENGRIKEVGAPSKVRADAPTGIPTIDLGNATLLPGLIDSHTHLLLDVVVPPEAEIARHPNGKFAPGLLLAIVESPTKRVLAGAQRAREDLESGITTVRNLGHSGIDGDTELRDAIDAGRVPGPRILASGRKLITRGEYVQDLNPALSEAILQQEFLLIDGADRARQAVRQNAFQNVDLIKVSADEDLTVPELAAVVEEAHRQHLKVAVHAFEATSIQTAIAAGVDSIEHGNDATDEQLEQMRDKGIFFDLTPTFYGGFFVKIQEPSIVMSPALRSASAFTEARRQRYDRLVQRVLKSGVRFAAGSDMCWFYPGKTRGEASVAALLNLRQAGMPALDVIRAITTNAAEMLGWSDRIGDLEPGKFADLVAVAGDPVADITELERIRFVMKGGEVVRNDLAAR encoded by the coding sequence GTGCTTTCGCCCGCGGCCCTGTGGATCGAGAACGGCAGGATCAAGGAAGTCGGTGCGCCTTCGAAAGTGCGAGCGGACGCGCCGACCGGCATCCCCACCATCGACCTGGGGAACGCCACCTTGCTGCCCGGGCTGATCGACAGCCACACCCATCTGCTCCTGGACGTGGTCGTCCCGCCGGAAGCCGAGATCGCTCGACACCCCAATGGGAAGTTCGCTCCCGGCCTGCTTCTCGCGATCGTCGAATCGCCGACCAAACGCGTCTTGGCGGGCGCCCAACGGGCTCGCGAAGACCTGGAGAGCGGCATCACGACCGTTCGCAACCTCGGGCACTCCGGGATCGACGGCGACACGGAGCTCCGTGACGCGATCGACGCCGGTCGAGTGCCGGGCCCGAGAATCCTGGCTTCCGGACGCAAACTGATCACGCGCGGAGAGTACGTTCAGGACCTCAATCCCGCCCTTTCCGAGGCGATCCTTCAGCAGGAGTTCCTGCTGATCGACGGCGCCGACCGGGCGCGACAGGCCGTCCGGCAGAACGCGTTCCAGAACGTCGATCTGATCAAGGTCTCGGCCGACGAGGATCTGACGGTTCCCGAGCTCGCCGCCGTCGTCGAAGAGGCACACCGTCAGCACCTCAAGGTCGCCGTTCACGCGTTCGAAGCGACCAGCATCCAGACGGCGATCGCGGCCGGCGTCGATTCCATCGAGCACGGCAACGATGCGACCGACGAGCAACTCGAGCAGATGCGCGACAAGGGAATCTTCTTCGACCTGACGCCGACCTTTTACGGCGGCTTCTTCGTCAAGATCCAGGAACCCAGCATCGTGATGTCGCCCGCCCTCCGTTCCGCGAGTGCCTTCACCGAGGCGCGTCGCCAACGCTACGACCGGCTGGTTCAGCGGGTCTTGAAGTCCGGAGTCCGGTTTGCCGCCGGCTCGGACATGTGCTGGTTCTACCCGGGGAAGACACGCGGCGAAGCCAGCGTGGCGGCGCTTCTCAACCTGCGTCAGGCCGGAATGCCGGCTCTCGACGTGATCCGCGCCATCACCACGAATGCCGCGGAGATGCTGGGCTGGTCGGACCGGATCGGCGATCTCGAGCCCGGGAAATTCGCCGATCTCGTCGCCGTCGCGGGGGATCCGGTCGCCGACATCACCGAGCTCGAACGCATCCGCTTCGTGATGAAGGGCGGCGAAGTCGTTCGGAACGATCTCGCCGCGCGTTGA
- a CDS encoding ABC transporter permease yields the protein MSLLSHFRSLSARLLHRSRTDGDLAEEVRGHIQCRADDLERSGLDRVEAERRARIEFGSPERFKEECREELGGRWIDALVQDARFSLRMLRHSPGFTAIAVLTTALGVGATTAIFSVVAATLLHPLPFPRPEQLVRIEADLPGVGAHDVGLSEPEWQDLQRSGIFTNVSPTWYDDNNLTGGARPSRVSLQIAAPNYFSILGVKPRLGRTFDPENHAPGVLPELVISDGLWKRAFGADPGILGRSLRMDTDLYRVIGVMPPGYHDPGRTARDRNIEVWAATSFFGAPLLDQPPRNGRNLPTAIARLKPGLKIEAAQSRLDALVASLQKQFPGDYPRQSRWTMRLIPLQDTVVGNVRQSLLLLFGAVGLILLISCVNVANLLLARASARGREMAIRQALGAARARLARQLVTESLLLSVLGGVAGVAILFGTKRLLIRLVPDTLPRLNEISTSGSVLLFALAASLAAGVAFGVAPALQIGRLNLAPMLKREGRGSTSSGEQARTRRGLVIAEFALSLILMAAAALLLRSFRDLLNVPLGFDPRRVMTIQTRLPYPNDPTTYLYGTAPRAAQFYREVLRRSRKLRGVEEAAIGDLGALPLGHDRNNQNPPVPLIREGREDRSNDAPLVDGSIVTPEYFPLMGMTLLRGRLFSDLDDENAPPVAVINEAMARAYWPAENPVGKRLKLTRRPSAWTTVVGIVADARTESLEDAGIPQIYASLYQKGAHHLAIFLRGNLDTSSLPDEVREQVQSVDPTLPVFGARMLPETVSASLSARRFSMEMVGLFALTALFLAGLGIYGVISYMVNERAHEIGLRLALGAQPANVMRMVLRQGLGLAVTGSVLGLAGALIVSRLMAGLLYGVRPTDPLTFTSVAALLIGVALLACYLPARRATKVDPIVALRDE from the coding sequence ATGAGTCTCCTCTCCCATTTTCGTTCCCTGTCCGCCCGGCTCCTCCATCGTTCTCGGACCGACGGCGACCTGGCAGAAGAAGTTCGCGGACACATCCAGTGCCGCGCCGACGACCTCGAACGTTCCGGTCTGGATCGCGTCGAGGCCGAGCGACGCGCCCGCATCGAGTTCGGAAGCCCCGAACGCTTCAAAGAAGAATGCCGGGAAGAGCTCGGCGGCCGCTGGATCGACGCCTTGGTCCAGGATGCGCGCTTCAGCCTTCGAATGCTGCGCCACTCTCCGGGCTTCACCGCGATCGCCGTCCTGACGACCGCACTGGGCGTCGGGGCGACGACGGCGATCTTCAGCGTCGTCGCCGCCACGCTGCTGCACCCCCTTCCCTTCCCGCGGCCCGAGCAGCTCGTGAGGATCGAAGCCGACCTTCCCGGCGTGGGCGCGCACGACGTGGGGCTGTCCGAACCGGAGTGGCAGGATCTTCAGCGTTCGGGCATCTTCACGAACGTGTCGCCGACGTGGTACGACGACAACAACCTGACCGGCGGAGCCCGTCCCTCGCGCGTCAGCCTGCAGATCGCCGCGCCGAACTATTTCTCGATCCTCGGCGTGAAGCCGCGCCTCGGCAGGACGTTCGATCCGGAGAACCACGCGCCCGGCGTCCTGCCCGAGCTGGTCATCAGCGACGGGCTGTGGAAACGGGCATTCGGGGCCGATCCCGGAATCCTGGGCAGGAGTCTGAGGATGGACACGGACCTGTACCGCGTGATCGGGGTCATGCCGCCGGGCTATCACGATCCGGGCCGAACGGCGAGAGACCGGAATATCGAAGTCTGGGCCGCCACGAGTTTTTTCGGGGCGCCCCTTCTGGATCAACCGCCGCGCAATGGGCGGAATCTTCCGACGGCCATCGCAAGACTCAAACCCGGCCTGAAGATCGAAGCGGCGCAGAGCCGCCTCGACGCGCTCGTGGCATCCCTGCAGAAACAGTTTCCCGGCGATTATCCGCGTCAAAGCCGGTGGACGATGCGCCTGATCCCCCTCCAGGACACCGTCGTGGGGAACGTGCGGCAGTCGTTGCTTCTTCTTTTCGGCGCCGTCGGGCTGATCCTCCTGATCAGCTGCGTGAACGTCGCCAATCTTCTCCTCGCGCGAGCCAGCGCGAGAGGCCGCGAAATGGCCATCCGCCAGGCGCTCGGAGCCGCGCGCGCCCGGCTGGCGCGCCAGCTGGTGACGGAGAGCCTGCTTCTCTCCGTGCTGGGCGGAGTCGCGGGTGTCGCGATTCTTTTCGGCACGAAGAGACTCCTCATCCGGCTCGTTCCGGACACTCTGCCGCGGCTCAACGAAATATCGACGAGCGGGAGCGTCCTGCTCTTCGCCCTCGCCGCCTCCCTCGCCGCCGGCGTGGCCTTCGGCGTCGCTCCCGCTCTGCAGATCGGGCGGCTGAACCTGGCTCCCATGCTGAAGCGGGAAGGGCGCGGTTCGACGAGTTCCGGAGAACAGGCGCGCACGCGGCGCGGGCTGGTGATCGCGGAGTTCGCCCTCTCCCTGATCCTGATGGCCGCCGCGGCTCTTCTCCTGCGCAGCTTCCGGGACCTGCTGAACGTCCCGCTCGGGTTCGATCCCCGCCGCGTGATGACCATCCAGACGAGGCTGCCTTACCCGAACGATCCCACGACGTACCTCTATGGGACCGCTCCCCGGGCGGCGCAGTTCTATCGGGAGGTCCTCCGTCGAAGCCGGAAGCTGCGCGGCGTCGAAGAGGCCGCCATCGGCGATCTGGGCGCTCTTCCCCTGGGGCACGATCGAAACAATCAAAACCCGCCCGTTCCGCTGATCCGGGAAGGCCGCGAGGATCGGAGCAACGACGCTCCGCTGGTCGACGGCTCGATCGTCACCCCGGAGTACTTTCCCCTGATGGGCATGACGCTCCTCCGCGGGCGGCTGTTCAGCGACCTCGACGATGAAAATGCGCCTCCGGTCGCGGTGATCAACGAGGCGATGGCGCGCGCGTACTGGCCGGCGGAGAATCCGGTCGGAAAGCGGCTCAAGCTCACCCGGAGGCCTTCGGCCTGGACCACGGTGGTCGGGATCGTCGCGGACGCAAGGACGGAATCGCTGGAAGACGCCGGGATTCCCCAGATCTATGCGAGCCTGTATCAGAAGGGCGCTCACCATCTGGCGATATTTCTGCGTGGAAACCTGGATACCTCCTCCCTTCCCGATGAAGTGCGCGAGCAGGTGCAATCCGTCGATCCGACGCTTCCCGTCTTCGGAGCCCGGATGCTTCCCGAGACGGTATCCGCGTCCCTCTCGGCCCGGCGATTCTCGATGGAGATGGTCGGCCTGTTCGCCTTGACGGCGTTGTTCCTCGCGGGACTGGGAATTTATGGCGTGATTTCATACATGGTCAACGAGCGGGCCCACGAGATCGGCCTTCGACTCGCCCTCGGGGCGCAACCAGCGAACGTCATGCGGATGGTCCTGCGCCAGGGGCTGGGCCTCGCGGTCACCGGCTCCGTCCTGGGATTGGCGGGGGCACTGATCGTGTCCCGCCTCATGGCGGGGCTGCTCTACGGCGTCAGGCCGACCGATCCGTTGACGTTCACGAGCGTGGCGGCCCTGCTCATCGGCGTTGCCCTGCTGGCGTGCTATCTCCCCGCACGCCGCGCCACGAAGGTCGACCCGATCGTCGCCCTCCGCGACGAGTAG